In the genome of Natronomonas salina, the window GATTCTCCATCCCTACGTAGCCTCTCCTCGCCCCTCCTCGCAGTCTTCGGTCACTCCCTCGTCTGCCTTCCTCGTTGAGTCACCTAGCCGGACGAAATTCCCTCATTTCCCGCACCTCAACACCCGACCGTGGTTACCAATCGCACAGACAAACATACCAGATGAATTCGTAACTAACAGTCAAATTCGCTTATACGGCTAGCAGACCACATCTAACCTGGTAACCGACGGCCAGTACGCCTCCTCGAATCCATGCCTCCCAATAGCCAACTCCCCCGCCAGCGGACACCAGCGCTGAGCCGACGGCTCACGATCGTCCTCACCATCGTCCTCACGGTGGCGCTGGGCGTGCCCGTGGTGAGCGCCCAAGATGGATCGACGCCCACACCCCAGGACAGCGCTATCGGGCCCGACGGCGAGATCCAGCGATGTACGGCGATCACCGAACCGGGGAACTACCACCTGAGCAGCGACTTCGAGGCCAGTACGGACGGGACCTGCCTCACCATCGAACACAACGAGTCATCGGTCACGATCGACGGCAACGGCCACACGCTTCAGGGCCCCGGCATGGACGGTACGACCGGAATCGCGGTCGACCCCGGCCAGGACGCTGGCAGCGTCGAGATCCACGCCATCACGGTCGCGGGCTGGGGCAGCACCGGTATCGAGCACATGAACGGCGACCTTACGCTCAGAGATGCGACCGTGACCAACAACGGCGACGGCTACCGAGCCCAGGGGATGAACAGCGGGACACTGCGGAACGTCACGTTCACCGGCAACGACGGCGCGGGAATCAGCACCGAGATGATCATCGACCTCCGCGTCGACGACGTCCAGTCGACCGGAAACGACGTCGGGATCGAAATGATCGACGGCGGCGACGTCCAGGTAACCAACTCGCACTTCACCGCCAACGACGGCGCCGGCATCTCAGTCGGCCACTCGATGAATGCGGCGTTCTCGAACGTGGATGCGTCCAGCAACGGCGGGAACGGCGTTCTCGTCGCCGGCTCCTCGATGGGCACGCAGGCCACCTTCGAGGACAGCTCGTTCACCGCCAACGCCGAGGACGGCCTCGAGGCCGTCTACTACTCGGGCAGCAACGACCAGGTCGACCTGACCAACGTCCACATCGACGAGAACGCCGGGCGAGCGATCTCGACGTCCGACACGAGCAATGGCGAGCAGGGTGACCCTGCCGTCGTCCAGGCGACGAACGTCACGCTTGGTGGCGGGCTGGCCGTCGACTTCGAACGACAGGGCCTGACGATCGAGACGGAGAAGACGGACTGGTCGGCGACGGACACGATGAACATCACAGGGAGTTCCGAGACAGCCGTCGACGCGACCTTCGACGTTGGCGGTGCGAACGGCCAGCTCTGGCAGCAGACGGACGACGCCTGGAATAAACAGGGCGAGTACAGCACGTCGGACGGGCGGTTCGAGGCGACCATTGGCGCAGGCACCTGGACGGCCGATAGCCCGGATAGTACACCAACGCAGGACGCGACAGCGACGCCCAGCGGCCCTCAGTCGTCGGGGACGACCCAAACCTCTCCTTCGGGTGGGGGCGGTCCCCAGGCGGCCGGTCAGACGGACACAGCGACCAGTGGGACGAACGGTCCGGGTATGCAAGCTGATTCCGATACTCTGTCCCCCGACACCGAGTCGACTCCGGGTTCGAACACGACGGGAGGGGGCAACCAAGTCAATACGATTGCGAATTCCCCGACCGATGATCCGGAGTCGCCTGCCGGACAGCCGGATACCGAGACCGTCACGCCCAGTGATACCGATCAGGACGAGGACGGAGATGGAGTAGTGGGCGACGGCCCTGGCTTCACGGGCCTGACGACACTGATTATACTGGTCGGGGCAGTGCTCTTGGCGGCCCGGCAATCGTAGATGGCGGCGTGATAACCGTCCCAGTCACGGGGTCGCGCGGATGACTTGGCCACCACACCCGCATTGCTCGACGTACCTGAGCGTCACCGCGTCGAACTCGGCCTGCAGGGCGTCGACGAGATAGTCGTCGGGGTGGCCGTGGGCTTTGTGCGTCACCAGGTTCACGTGCTGGCCGGCGGTCGTCTGCCGGATTGCGTCTTTGGCGTGCTCGACGAGCAATGCCTGGTCGTCCGCGTACTGCGGGAACTCGAGGTTCGCCGACCACGAATTGTCCTGCATTCGGTCCGTCACAGGCTGTACATCTGCATCATTCACTGCCAAGTGACTACCTACGTGAGCCGACCGCAACTACCCCTCGTACGTGTCTTATTCGGTGAGACACGGGTAATTTCATCCGATGTGAACGCGATACCCCGATATGGCGACGCTATTCAACCGCTCGCTGAATGCACTACTGGAGATAGATGACAGTACAAATCGCGGATAAGCTTCGGTCGCGACCGCGTGCTATGTCTCGACCAACTCTATTAATGGCCGGATGTTAGGTGTTAGTAGAGATTTCGCGGGTTCCAAGAGCGACGATCTGCGCCTAGCAATGATATCAAGGAGCCTGTCTCAATCCATGATAAGGACATCAAAACCACCTCAGGGCATCGGCACCCATTGACTTGTTCCTGTTCTTCCCTCATGACGAAACCCTTGCTGTGGAGGGTATAGAGACCTTGGACACGATGATAAGTAATTGGTCGGGATTCTCTTTGACAACCTAGTTGAAACGATTTCCGAGATGTAGGTGGCGGGATGAATTTTACATCTAGTGTTAATATCAAATTCCCTTTTGTTCCTTTTGAGAACCAATCAAAGGGTATAAAATCCTACAGTGGACTATATTCACTAATGCAGACAGTCTGGGCTAACCATCAGATTCGAGATATACTACTCCAACCAGATCAGAAGACCGCTATGTCTACATTACTTCATTTCGTCGTTTTCCTGATTCCATCCCCCCAAATTACAAATGCTTCGGCAGAGATTGGTCCAACTCTAAGTACAGAATTAACGCTCAATCATGGGATTATAGTACTTCTGTGCGGTTTCTTTGTACTCGGCGGGATATTCATCTCCCGACAGATAGGCTACATGTCGTCATCGGTCAGCCTTTATGGAATTATCGTTGGTTTTGCTTTGATAGCATTCGGCGCGACAGTATTATCGGTTACGTTATATGGGCCATCATACACTACTGGATCAATCTCATTTCGGCGAGGATGGTATCCAATATTTGCAATACTAGTTGGTATCTTTCTTGCAGGATTAAGTGTCGTCATCGCATGGTACCGCTGGCCCTCACTTAATTGATTTGCTGTATGAATCCGATGTAACCTTGTATCCTCGAAATCCTCATTAATTGATACCAGGGCAGGGCCAGTGTAACACGACGCGCCAGCACTGCCATATTTCAGAGTGGCAGCCACAAATCGACTACAAGGAACGTCTCCTAAAACTGTCAAGAGAAAGCATTTGAGGCTATCTGTAATATGGCTTAACTAGCGAGATCACCGGTTTTCTTTGTACTCGCCGACGACCTCCTGCATCGTCGCCTTGCCGTCGCCGAACAGCATCACCGTGTTGTCCTGGGCGAACAGCGGGTTGGGGATACCGGAGAAGCCGGGGCTGAGGCTCCGCTTGTTGACGACGACGGTGCCGGCCTCGCCGACGTTGAGGACCGGCATCCCGGAGATGGGGCTCCCGTCGGACTCGTTGGCTCGCGGGTTCACGACGTCGTTGGCGCCGGTGACGATGACGACGTCGGTCTGGGAGAACGTCGGGTTGATCTCCTCGAGCTCCTTCATCATGTCGTAGGGGACGTCGGCCTCAGCCAGCAGGACGTTCATGTGGCCGGGCATCCGGCCGGCGACCGGGTGGATGCCGAACTCGACCTCGACGCCGTCCTCGTCGAGCAGCTCCGCGAGCTCCGCGACGGCGTGCTGGGCCTGCGCGACCGCCATCCCGTAGCCGGGGACGATGACGACCCGCTGGGCGGTATCGAGCAGCATCTCCAGTTCCTCCGGGGAGGTCTCCGTGATGTTCCCCTCGTAGATGTCGTCCATCTCCTCGGCGGTGGCCTCCTCGCCGAACCCGCCGAACAGCACGTTCGCGAGCGACCGGTTCATCGACTCGCACATGATGACAGTGAGGATCATCCCGGCAGCGCCGACGAGCGTGCCGGCGATGATCAGGGCGGTGTTGTTCAGGACGAACCCGGTTCCGGCGGCGGCCAGCCCCGAGTAGGCGTTCAGCAGCGCGATGACGACCGGCATGTCGGCGCCGCCGATGGGGATGACGAGCATCACGCCGAGGACCGAGGCGGCCGCGAGCAGCACCCAGAAGGCCGGCACGAACTCCCCCTGGAGGGTCGACGCCAGGAGGTCGGGCTGGACGACGAGGTACGCGCCGGCGAGCAGGGCGGTCAGCAGCAGCACGGCCTTGACGACCTGTTCACCCGTATACCGGATGGCCGAGCCGGTGACGACGCCGTGGAGCTTCCCGGCGGCGACCATGCTGCCGGTGAACGTCACCGCGCCGATGATGCCCGAGGCGGCCGCCGCGACGGCCATGTCGGCGGGGAACGTCGCGGCCTGCACCTCGATCAGTTCGGCGCCGGCGACCAGCGCCGACGCGCCGCCGCCGAAGCCGTTGAAGACGCCGACGAGCTGGGGCATCTCGGTCATCTCGACCTTGACGGCCAGCCCAGCGCCGACGAGGCCGCCGAGCGCCAGCCCGCCGACCAGTACCGCCGGCGAGAGGATCTCGAACCACAGGACCGTCGCCGCGACGGCGACGAACATGCCGCCGGCGGACGTGAGGTTCCCCCGGACCGCGGTCCGCGGGTGGGTCATGTCGCGGAGCCCCTGGATGAAGAGGATCGCCGCGACGAGGTAGATCAGCCGCAGGACGGCCTCCGAGAACAGCTCCGCCATGTCAGCGACCCCCTCCGTGGAAGTCCTCGAGCATGAAGTGGCTCACCAGGTAGCCGCCGACGACGTTGATGGTCGCCATGACGACCGCCAGAAATCCCAGCGCCGTCGCCAGCGTCGAGGAGCCCGACCCGGCGACGACGACCGCGCCGACGAGCGTGATGCCGGTGATGGCGTTGGCGCCGGACATCAGCGGCGTGTGAAGCGTCGCCGGAATCTTCGTGATGATGGAGTAGCCGAGGAACGCCGCGAGGACGAACAGCGTCAGGTGGGTGATGACGTCGGGCACGGTTACATACCTCCCTCGGCCGTCGCCGGGTCGACCGGCGATGTGCGCTCAGTCATCGTTGTCCTCCGTTCGCTCCGCGGGGTGGGTCCAGCGGATTTCGCCGTCATGGGTGAGCATCGTCGAGTCAACGATCTCGTCGTCGGTATTGATCTCGTTCGTATCATCGTCGAAGAGGTTCTCCAGGAAGTTCGAGACGTTGTTCGAGTACAGCTGGCTGGCGTGGTGGGAAACGGTGGCTGGCAGGTTCGTCGGCCCGAAGACTGTGACGCCGTCGTGCTCGACGGTCTCGTCGGGGCGAGTCAGCTCGCAGTTCCCGCCGGTCGCCGCCGACAGGTCGACGATCACCGAGCCGGAATCCATTCCCTCGACCATCTCCGTGGTGACCAACTCCGGTGCTGGTCTGCCGGGGACGGCAGCCGTCGTGATAACGACATCGGATTCGCCGACGACGCGGGTGAGTTCCTTGCGCTGTTGTTCGAGGAACTCGTCGTCCATCTCACGAGCGTATCCTTCATCGTCGCCGGAGCCCTCGGTCTCGAGGTCGAGTTCGACGAAGTCAGCGCCGAGGCTCTCGACTTCCTGTTTGACTTCCAGGCGAATGTCGTAGCCGCGGACGGAGGCGCCGAGACGGTCGGCGGTCGCGATGGCCTGCAGTCCCGCAACGCCGGCGCCGATGACGAATACCTCTGCAGGCTGGACGGTGCCGGCAGCGGTCATCTGCAAGGGGTACATCTTCGGCAGTGCCTCGGCAGCGACAATAGCGGATTTGTAGCCGCCGATGCTTGCCATCGACGAGAGGGCGTCCATGCTCTGGGCGCGGCCAATCCGGGGGATAAGCTCGAGGGCGAACGCCGTGACGCCGCGGTCGGCAAGGACAGTTAGTTTCTCGTCGAGGTCATATGGGCCAAGCTGTCCGACGACGACCTGGCCCTCCCGGTAGGGGTCGATGTCGTCGCCCAGCGTAGCGCCCAACCCGCGGACCTGCAGGACGACGTCGGCGCGCTCGAACACGGTCTCCCGGTCGTTAACGACGTCGCAACCGACTTCGCGGTAATCGGCATCAGACCAGTCGGATGCCACGCCAGCTCCCGCAGCAACGCATACATCATGG includes:
- a CDS encoding Re/Si-specific NAD(P)(+) transhydrogenase subunit alpha — encoded protein: MIIGIPGETARDETRVALIPSVAEKFLEDGHDVCVAAGAGVASDWSDADYREVGCDVVNDRETVFERADVVLQVRGLGATLGDDIDPYREGQVVVGQLGPYDLDEKLTVLADRGVTAFALELIPRIGRAQSMDALSSMASIGGYKSAIVAAEALPKMYPLQMTAAGTVQPAEVFVIGAGVAGLQAIATADRLGASVRGYDIRLEVKQEVESLGADFVELDLETEGSGDDEGYAREMDDEFLEQQRKELTRVVGESDVVITTAAVPGRPAPELVTTEMVEGMDSGSVIVDLSAATGGNCELTRPDETVEHDGVTVFGPTNLPATVSHHASQLYSNNVSNFLENLFDDDTNEINTDDEIVDSTMLTHDGEIRWTHPAERTEDNDD
- a CDS encoding right-handed parallel beta-helix repeat-containing protein is translated as MPPNSQLPRQRTPALSRRLTIVLTIVLTVALGVPVVSAQDGSTPTPQDSAIGPDGEIQRCTAITEPGNYHLSSDFEASTDGTCLTIEHNESSVTIDGNGHTLQGPGMDGTTGIAVDPGQDAGSVEIHAITVAGWGSTGIEHMNGDLTLRDATVTNNGDGYRAQGMNSGTLRNVTFTGNDGAGISTEMIIDLRVDDVQSTGNDVGIEMIDGGDVQVTNSHFTANDGAGISVGHSMNAAFSNVDASSNGGNGVLVAGSSMGTQATFEDSSFTANAEDGLEAVYYSGSNDQVDLTNVHIDENAGRAISTSDTSNGEQGDPAVVQATNVTLGGGLAVDFERQGLTIETEKTDWSATDTMNITGSSETAVDATFDVGGANGQLWQQTDDAWNKQGEYSTSDGRFEATIGAGTWTADSPDSTPTQDATATPSGPQSSGTTQTSPSGGGGPQAAGQTDTATSGTNGPGMQADSDTLSPDTESTPGSNTTGGGNQVNTIANSPTDDPESPAGQPDTETVTPSDTDQDEDGDGVVGDGPGFTGLTTLIILVGAVLLAARQS
- a CDS encoding NAD(P) transhydrogenase subunit alpha; the protein is MPDVITHLTLFVLAAFLGYSIITKIPATLHTPLMSGANAITGITLVGAVVVAGSGSSTLATALGFLAVVMATINVVGGYLVSHFMLEDFHGGGR
- a CDS encoding NAD(P)(+) transhydrogenase (Re/Si-specific) subunit beta; translation: MAELFSEAVLRLIYLVAAILFIQGLRDMTHPRTAVRGNLTSAGGMFVAVAATVLWFEILSPAVLVGGLALGGLVGAGLAVKVEMTEMPQLVGVFNGFGGGASALVAGAELIEVQAATFPADMAVAAAASGIIGAVTFTGSMVAAGKLHGVVTGSAIRYTGEQVVKAVLLLTALLAGAYLVVQPDLLASTLQGEFVPAFWVLLAAASVLGVMLVIPIGGADMPVVIALLNAYSGLAAAGTGFVLNNTALIIAGTLVGAAGMILTVIMCESMNRSLANVLFGGFGEEATAEEMDDIYEGNITETSPEELEMLLDTAQRVVIVPGYGMAVAQAQHAVAELAELLDEDGVEVEFGIHPVAGRMPGHMNVLLAEADVPYDMMKELEEINPTFSQTDVVIVTGANDVVNPRANESDGSPISGMPVLNVGEAGTVVVNKRSLSPGFSGIPNPLFAQDNTVMLFGDGKATMQEVVGEYKENR
- a CDS encoding CGCGG family rSAM-modified RiPP protein; the encoded protein is MQDNSWSANLEFPQYADDQALLVEHAKDAIRQTTAGQHVNLVTHKAHGHPDDYLVDALQAEFDAVTLRYVEQCGCGGQVIRATP